TCCAGGCCGCGCGCAACCTGGTGCTGGGTGATGAGAAGACGATGACCTACGTCCCCACCCGCGCGATGAGCGAGCAGGCCGCGGACCTGGCGGTCGCCTACCTCGCCGACAACCCGGTCGAGGGCGGTGAGGACGTCGACGGGATCGAGTCCTGGCTCTATCCGGCCCAGGACGTCACCATCGACACCCTCACCTCGGTGCTCGTCGCGCAGGGGGTGCTCACCCTCGACGAGCTGTGCGACGGCTCGACCGAGAAGGACTGTGCGAGGCTGGGCATCCGATGATCGAGATCCTCACGCCCGCCCAGGTCGACCGCGCCCGTCGTACGGGTGCCCTCGTCGCCGACATCCTCCAGTCCCTGCGCGAGCGCAGCGCCGTGGGGACCAACCTGCTCGACCTCGACCGCTGGACCGCGGAGATGATCCGCGACGCCGGCGCGGAGTCCTGCTACGTCGACTACGCCCCGTCCTTCGGCAGCGGACCGTTCGCCCACTACGTCTGCACCTCGGTCAACGACGCGGTGCTCCACGGCCGCCCGCGCGACCTCGCGCTGCGCGACGGCGACCTGCTCACCCTCGACCTCGCCGTACGCCTCGACGGTGTCGCCGCCGACTCCGCGATCAGCTTCCTGGTGGGTGAGGCGCGCCCCGCCGAGAGCGTGGCCCTCATCGAGACCACCCGCACCGCGCTCGAGGCCGGCATCGCCGCCGCGGGCCCGGGGGCGCGCATCGGCGACCTGTCGCACGCCATCGGCTCCGTGCTGCGGGGCGCGGGCTACCCGATCAACATGCAGTTCGGCGGCCACGGCATCGGCACGACGATGCACCAGGACCCCCACGTGTCCAACGACGGCCGCCCCGGCCGGGGCTACCAGCTCCGTCCGGGACTCCTGTTGGCCCTCGAGCCGTGGATCATGGTCGACACCGACGAGCTCGTCACCGACGAGGACGGCTGGACGCTGCGCAGCGCCACCGGGTGCCGCACGGCGCACAGCGAGCACACCATCGCCATCACCGAGGACGGCGCCGAGATCCTGACGCTGCCGACTCGAGCGTAGGCCGGCCCTGCCGCGGGCCGAGGTGGAGCGACCGTGGGAGACGCCGCGCTGGGCTGTCAGGGCAGCGTGACGAAGTCGTCGAGGAAGTCCCGCGCCCAGGGCGTATCGACGCGGTACGTCTTGTCGGTCGCCTTGCACGGGACATCTCCGGTGATCGTGACGGACACCACGACGTCGCCCAGGAAGTGCGGTCCGCCGGAGTCGCCGTAGCACGTCCCGCCGTTGCCGGTCGCCAGGTTCATGCTGAGCGTCAGCCAGGCCTTGGTCAGGGAGAGCGCTTCCTGGTCGGCCTTCTCCCGACGCCACCCGGGCAGGAACGACTGGCTCGACTTCCGGTTGCTCTCGCGCACTGTGCCGTACCCGACGGCGGTGAAGGTCTCGGCCCTCAGGCTGACGGTGTCGAGCAACCCGGCTCCGGCGAGCTCGGCTGGTTCGACGCCGACGACCGCGTCGTCGAGCAGGAAGACGGCGATGTCGTAGAGGTTGCTCACGCCACCGCTGGCGTAGAGCGGATGGGTCACCGGCGTACCGTCACGCAGGTTCACGCCCGCATCCACGACGCCGTCCCGGTCGGCGTCGATCACCTCGGCGAGCGTGAACCACGTCCTGGTGATGGTCGGGGGCAGCCCGCTGAAGCAGTGGCTGGCCGACAGCACCACGTCGTCGTCGATGAGCGTGCCGGTGCACAGCTGGAACAGTGTGGTCTCACCGCTGTCCGGGTCCGTGAACTCACCGACGAACGAACCGACGGCGGGGTGCTCGCCGTCGTCCGGCTCCCCGTAGACGATGGAGTGGGCCGCCACGGGCGCGAGCACGGCCGTGGTGGTGA
This sequence is a window from Nocardioides sp. S5. Protein-coding genes within it:
- the map gene encoding type I methionyl aminopeptidase translates to MIEILTPAQVDRARRTGALVADILQSLRERSAVGTNLLDLDRWTAEMIRDAGAESCYVDYAPSFGSGPFAHYVCTSVNDAVLHGRPRDLALRDGDLLTLDLAVRLDGVAADSAISFLVGEARPAESVALIETTRTALEAGIAAAGPGARIGDLSHAIGSVLRGAGYPINMQFGGHGIGTTMHQDPHVSNDGRPGRGYQLRPGLLLALEPWIMVDTDELVTDEDGWTLRSATGCRTAHSEHTIAITEDGAEILTLPTRA
- a CDS encoding trypsin-like serine protease; amino-acid sequence: MLRKTLAAMLTTTAVLAPVAAHSIVYGEPDDGEHPAVGSFVGEFTDPDSGETTLFQLCTGTLIDDDVVLSASHCFSGLPPTITRTWFTLAEVIDADRDGVVDAGVNLRDGTPVTHPLYASGGVSNLYDIAVFLLDDAVVGVEPAELAGAGLLDTVSLRAETFTAVGYGTVRESNRKSSQSFLPGWRREKADQEALSLTKAWLTLSMNLATGNGGTCYGDSGGPHFLGDVVVSVTITGDVPCKATDKTYRVDTPWARDFLDDFVTLP